The Carassius auratus strain Wakin unplaced genomic scaffold, ASM336829v1 scaf_tig00033762, whole genome shotgun sequence DNA segment TGAGTTATATggcatttacatatttttgtgtataattttaatgagtaaaaaaaatataattacttattttaacaataggatttatgtatttatgtatttctttttttatattctccaacaaaaaatgaaaataaaaaaaataaaaaaaatacattcatttattattaatgtacagaTTTTCCGACTTCTATAAGTATATCCAGCCTTACCCAGATTCATacagctatacaaataaattgggCTTGAGTTTTGCTGCGTTGTACCTTGTTAGgttgaggtgaaaaaaaaaagttatttttgttcttcttttggtgcttggtttgttcttgtgctgtgtgtctgATTGGAATGCTTTGAGGGATTTCTACACCAGAACACAGCTGGAGCTCCAGTGTGCAACAATTGAACTGCTCACGTCTCCTCCTGTTGATGTTGTATTTCCAGGGAAACAAGCTGAAGGAAACTTTGCTGCCCTCGCTAAATCTACTAACGGAGAGCGCTCGCATCCACAGAGAGACCAGGAAGTTTTTACGAATGAAGGTGAGATTGGATGAAAACTCGACCGTGAACTTAATGGatgttattttgatttattttttggtcatgaAAGTGTACGGTTGTGTGTCTACGCAGGTGCTTCCACCATTACGAGATGTCAAAAACAGACCTGAGGTTGGGAACGCTCTACGGAACAAGCTAGTGCGTCTGATGACACACATAGACACGGACGTGAAGCACTGTGCGGCTGAGTTCCTGTTTGTGCTGTGCAAGGAGAGTGGTATGTTACATTGTTAGTAAAAATACTCAAaatcactgattttttttttttttattcagtgcgTTTCTTTGATATATTTCTTGACTAAATCTAATTTTGAgcaaatttacagaaaaataattCCCCTTACATATTAACATcttattaaaaaagtgaacaagcTTCATAAACTTTCAAAAGTTTAGAAttagttcgatttttttttaattcttaaaaaaaaataagtctcttctgctcaacaaagctgtatttatttgatcaaaaatgcagtaatacagtaatttttcaatgttttgaaaaacattcttttattgtaatatatattttaaaatgtaatttattcctgcgatgcaaagctgaattttcaggagccTTTACTCCAATCTtaagtgtgacatgatccttcaaaaaaagtattttaatacgCTGTTTTGTTgatcaagaagcatttcttattaacttttgatgttgaaaacaattatgctatatttttatggaaacagaCATATTttgtttcaggattatttgatgaattgaaagtgtaaaataaaaactgcatttatttgaaaccacTTTTTTGCTAACATTATGTcttattgtaatttttggttaatttagcgcatccttcctgaataaaataaaattattaataatattaatacttttaaacattagtgtgtgagtgtgtatatatatactgtatatataaaggtCAATTTGTAGTTTATTCTTTTCTGTCAATCAGTTTCCAGGTTTATCAAGTACACAGGTTATGGTAACGCGGCAGGGCTGCTGGCCGCTCGGGGACTGATGAGAGGCGGCCGAGACCCCGGACATTATTCAGAAGACGAGGACAGTGATACCGAGGAGTACAGAGAGGCAAAACCTCAGTACGTCATTGTCAGAAACCATAAAAGCCATCACTAAGCTGGAAACAAATCTgaaatttaagtttttttgtgtTGAACAGCATCAATCCGGTGACCGGCCGTGTGGAGGAGGAGCAGCCCAACCCTATGGAGGGAATGACTGAAGAACAGAAAGAATACGAAGCCATGAAACTGGTCAACATGTTCGACAAACTCTCAAGGTAATGAAGTGACTTTAGGAAGCAGCGATGCTGTCATTGtgctttcaaaataatatattgtcCACTGTAAGTAACAGCAAACCTGTTTTTCTTTCAGGGAGCAGGTGATCCAGCCAATGAAAATCGGAGCTGATGGTAAAATGACTTCACTGGAGCCACAAGAGCTTCATTATTTAGCCAGCCAACAGTTCGGAGAGTCCAATAATTCTGACAGCGACAGTGACACAAACTAATTCTCAAAACCAAAAGCTTCTTGTGAATCGTATAAAAGAATTTGACACGTTAAGATTTGAATGCTTTGTTTTTGCTCCAAAGGAAAACGCCTGGTGATTGTTAGTTCGTCTCATTTGAGGTTTATTGTGTTTATTGCCCTGTCTTCAGGTAATATTTTCTGTACAATGATGATGAAAACATGGTTTggttgcacagtgctcatttattAATGTAACAGGATTCATTTAATGGAACTCCAAGTTATTATACATCAcagattttatttcacatttagtaTACGGTCTGAGAAGAAAACAAATGTGACACCGCGGGAATACCACAACAGAGacctgatatttatttatttattcattcacttgGATTTAGGATGAGCTGAGAGGAGAATTTTTTaagttacaatatatatatatatatataagttacaatatatatatatatatatatatatatatatatatatatatatatatatatatatatatatatatatgtttatgagaTGTGATATTTTATGAGGAAGGACAGTTCAGCATTTTTAGGTTTTAAGCCTCCTGTGATCAACTTGTTCTGTGTGACTAAAGGATGGATTGCTGTATATTGTTATTGGTGGCCCGTGTAGTTACATTTTGAAGACTGAAGGAAATGTTGTATAATTTGTATCACAAATTgtatgtgtttaaaaaatatatattgtcatattataataagagcagattttttttcaattgtcTTTTAATTGAGATGTTTTATATACCTACCTTTCGGTAATGCAATGttgatatttttatatcattaatgttaatgtttctgtagctcaattggtagagcactgtgctatgAAGCGCAAGAAACACAAGaacatatgataggtaaaaatgtatagcctgaatgcactgtaagtcgcttaagataaaagtgtctgctaaatgcacacatttcatttcatttcatttaatgttgTCGTTAGTaacgtaatccattacattatgcattttaggtaatgtaatcagattactttttgattacttttgacccaacttgtttatcacattgatttaaatagggatcttgtaccatattgatataaaatacaaagagtaagaaaatatgttccattttttgtaattaattttataaagcAACATTGAATTACCTCAAGTTTTCCCTAACTGGGGTTCGTAAAggaacttatttaaaataaatcacttactaaaaaaggtaatattttatttgtttgcctgTCATATAACCATCAACCAACAGAGAACcgtgaatatgaaaatatgataattatttttaaatatttattttaaaatctcaaagGTACTTTAAGTGAATATATTAGGTGAAAGATGttcagaagacaaaaaaaaaagtttgggaatgcATGCATTACATGTCAAGAAGACAAAAcgtgaatttgtgcattttaatgtgtttgcaaGACATAAGCTCTCCAAAGCTATAGGAATACATGGTTAAGTAACCTACTAagtgataattcaaataaaaatgtatgtgttcatcagtagatgaTGCAATGTTGAAACCTTTCTTAAACCTTTGTATAAATCCAAAAGTCAAATGCTGTGTAGCCACCCAGTAACCGGTCTTCATGTGAATCTCCACAATACTGTAAGTCTTTGGATGTAAGTGGTAGGttaatttagaaaatacattttaaaagataaaaaagacgaattagggagaatcaataaattatgaaaaatgtattactattgtgtGAATCATGTTATCATGTAATCAACAAAAAGTAATTGTATTacgaatattttaaaatgtaatttttgaatctgattacgtaatctaGATTAATAACTACTCCtatatgtatgagtgtgtgttccTCGGGAGACCTGCGTAGTCCTATATATATCGGGCTTGTCTGGGTATACTTCAGGAATTGCTGTTCTGCTGGGACTttcatctctagggtttacagagaatggtctgaaaaagagaaaatattcagTGAGTGGCAGTTCTGTAGgggaaaatgccttgttgatgccagAGGCCTGAGGACAATGGTCAGACTGATTTGAGTTGATAAAAAGGCAATAGTAACTCAGTAACACTCATAACAACCAAGATATGCAGCAGGGCAttagtttcttcagtagaacacaaaccaagatttttagctCACACCGTTGCAGTCTGCCAGTCTTcaaatgtaagtggatgggaaacatggctaaaacataataaaacaaacaaacaaaaccaaatgaaaccctACGGCGCATggcgatacattgatgtgtaaagaagacacaaaacgatcggtctgtgtaAGAAACTGAGAAACTATCGAGTTTTGCCCACATCaacattgtaaattaaattacacactACTTGTGTGTTGAGGAAAAACCAGAGCTAATGTGAAGAAAGGAAAAGTTAACGAGAAATATGTGTGTGGGGGGAATGGGTTGGGGCTTATTAATGCTCTTGGCTGAGATCATAAAATACCAGAGAGTTAACGTTACTTTTAGGCGTTTTTTGAGTCCGGTTTGGGCTGGTTTCTTTCTGGGACTTGGCCACCCTGCCTCCACTCCTCTGTGGGGCGGTAGCGCGCTGTTCTGCTCGGCGTCCGTTCAGTTTCTTGGTGTAGATTGATTCGTGACAGCAGCGAGAGCTTCATTCTTCTCCTCAAACGATCAAACGTCTACATTCAAGATGAAAGATGTCATCGGATTCCTCAAACAACAGCAGAGCAAAAGTCCGACGCCTGAGATGGCCTCGGAGTGGCACTCAATGGAGGATATGTACAACAGAAAGTATGAATGTTGTGTGTTCAGTGTGCGAGTGTGGGCTAGCTGAGTCatttagcatgctaagctaaagGCGACTTATACTAATTATACCATCggatataatatactgtattaacTACACGTTGTTTAAAGACAACGTTAGggttttttcctttcttttttcattgCATAAGTTAATGGTTTTATGTTTGTTGTTGCAGTTACTGTAAATTTGAGCACTAGCGTGTATAACTTCTGTGGATAGCAAGTCATTGCTGAAGTGAGGCGGTGGTGtttgttttcaagtgttttatttaaatcagaGAGGTTTGAAAGTTATTAAGGTAACAGTTTTCTAATGTAATACACTGATTTGATGACATAAACAGATAGGAAGGAAGGTAAACAAATGGATGGCTAGGTAGTTATATAGTTGAGTAGATGGTAAGATGGGAACAAAACAGATAAATtcacatttattgtatttattaaatttctctctctctctctctctctctcttgacaGATTGTGGCATCAGTTGACTCTGAAGTTGACGGTCTTTGTGCAGGACCCTTATTTCTCCAAAGGGGACGGTCTCATTCAGGTAAGAGTAAAATCAGAATAGCTTCTTACACTTCAAAAATATAATGTGGAACATCTTAAAAGTCTTTATTTTCTTTCCACAGCTCTATGAAAACTTCCTCTGTGATTTTGAACACAGGTAAGATTTACTCATGCTTCTGATAATTATAAACCAGTCAATCATTTTAGCATCTCTATTCAATTGCAATGAACACATTGTAAAATTTCAGGAGTGACCACCGCATTTAAATATTTCTCTAACAAAACAATTTTGAAAGTACAGAACTTATTGTTGAAATGGTGATGATTGACAATCTGGCATCTCGCATATGTGGTATCTGCTAATTTTGACCAAAGTAATACTTTGACCTTTTTGGAAGAAGTGCACTTTTGAGGTGTTGCCATATCCACTTATCATAAACAATGCTTATTGAGCATTTTTGAGCATTTTTAGCAATTCAgtttatgtagttattaaagttGACTGGTGTGGGTTGTGATATTTTGTTTGTCTGGCTTATTTCCAAAATGCACTATTTGAATTAATGcgggcttttttttttctggacagaaTCAACCCATTGTCCTTAGTCGAAATCATCCTTCATGTTGCAAAACAAATGCCAGGTACAGCTTTGTGTTTCCTATTAGTGTTCAATGATTCCCATGGCAAAGACTGTAAAGAGTGAACAAAAAATACTTCTCTATGCTGTAATATTAATAACATCTTTTGTTTTTGAACAGATCCAAATACAGCCATCACCTTTCTTGAGAAAACAAAGGAGAAGGTAGCAAGTTGttccaaagactatagaataacCAAGATTTATAactcgtatagttttgaatggggaaataTGCAACGCTCATTATGGTCAATAATTTTTGgtaatgctatttgagcaaaacaaGCAGTTGTTGTCAAATTTAAAgagatacttcaccccaaaatgaaatttttgtcattaatcactaagCCTCTGTCATTTCTAAatacctgtaaaagctttgttcgtcttaggaacacaatttaagatattttggatgaaagttacactgtcaaagtccagaaaagtgtgtaagacatcgtcagaatagtccatctgccatcagtggttaaCCACCTCAGTTAcatttgaaccactgatggcagatggactattctgacgatgtctaacacacttttctggactttgacagagTAACTTACTTGGAAGTCTATGGTACAGTcccaagcctcctggttttcatcccaaaaatcttaaattatgtttgatggttccccattcaaagagatggATGCTGCACTTGCGTGCCCGAGAGGCGTTTTAAAGATGGCCGCTGAGAGACATTACTTGCCTTAAAATGACTTTGGTTGCTCTgttttgaaatgtacagtatgaGTGACGGTGTTGAAATCATTGATTGTCGTTTTTTCTCAATCAGGTCAAAGCCAGTGATGAGGCCGTCATCCTCTGCAAAACCTCGATTGGCAGCCTCAAGCTTGACATCAGCGACCTCCCCGCAACAAAggtcatttatttgcatttttctgCTCTTAGGTTGTGCTTACATTTACCGTAGCATAGAAAATTTTTCTGAATCAAATCCAGTCATTCCAATAGCAGGGcttaatgttttcctttttttacaaaataaatatgaaatggaaaaatgcaatgatacttttaaatatgaaaccaaacACACCTTTTATTTGAGGCCATTATTCACGTATTATAAATTTGCAGAAATTAATAGAGGAAGTGGATGAGATGCTGAACAATCTCCCTGGTGTGACGTCAGTGCACGGGCGATTTTACGATCTGTCAAGCAAATATTACCGCATCATTGGGAACCACGCTATGTACTACAGGGACGCCCTGCGGTACTTGGGATGTGTGGAAGCTAAAGACTTGCCTGGTAAATATTATGACTTCTGGATGTTTACATTTGACAAGAGACTTGGGGAAACAGTGTCCCCCTCTAGTGGTGGCCCTACAGAAATCCAGGTGAAAAATGACCAGATGCTGATGCCGTTAGGATTGTGGTTTAATGCTCACTTTATCTTATAACAGAAGCAGAGCAACAAGAAAGAGCTTTCACATTAGGCCTGGCCGGCCTTCTCGGAGAGGGAGTGTACAACTTCGGAGAACTGGTAAGTGCCTGTCGTACcggtgttatttatttaatgtaatagtatagtgttcctgtagctcaactggtagagcactgcgttagcaagcaagcaagcgcaaggttgggggttcgattcctcgggaacacatgatatgtaaaaattgatagcctgaatgcattgtaagtcgcttttgataaaagcgtctgataaatgcatacatttaatttaatttaatatgttaatattttgaatgtgcttttatttctgtattttcatttgatttgttaCGTGTCTCATTCATTGACAACTGCTTGTCCTTATGGATTTATGTGCACTAACAGCTTGTCATGTTTCCAGCTGATGCACCCGGTCCTGGAGTCACTGAGGAACACAGATAAACAGTGGCTGATAGACACACTCTATGCATTTAATGCAGGCAACGTGGAGAAATTCCAAGCCCTGAAGACCGCATGGGGTCAACAGGtgagtaattaaataaaataaaataaaaaccttatcAAGTGTTTTTCAGATTTGTCAGTATTTTTACTAGGTGAACCTGCTTTAAGTTTttgttgttctctctctctctctctctctcctcaaagCCTGATCTCGCAGCTCATGAGGCCAAACTCATGCAGAAGATCCAGTTACTCTGTGTCATGGAGGTATACATGCTATTGATTAAGATTGTATTAAGCTTGTAATTGACTCCAGATCTATTTATTGACATTTTCTTAAGTACATCATTACTTGCTAATTAAGTTGCACAGGAAGAGTTATTATGGAGTAACAAAGCTAAAACAGTTAATGACTGATTGTCTTCATAGATGACTTTCACACGGCCAGCCAATCACAGGCAGCTGACGTTCCAGGAAATTGCACAGAGTGCAAAAATCCAAGTGAATGAGGTTCgtttctttctcttttgaatcagaattgtttttatatataatacatttattatcagtttattaatatatgaatagacagcattacatagtttattaataaattatatttatattgtagttttaaaaataacttatgtattaatatataagacagcattaaatgcttttttatggTTTTCTTCAATCTCATGTTTAGAGGTATATCGTACTCTTACTGGCTAAGATTTTCACTCTTCAAGTAGACACAGGTTGAAGCTAGTAATAATGAAGTGTTTTTAGTATACATAGAAGTATATTATATCTAGGACCAGACTTAATCGGTGTCTTGGAGGTGCTCTTATCCTTCTCCTTTCCCTCAGGTGGAGCTGTTGGTGATGAAGGCTCTGTCTGTCGGACTGATCAAGGGAAGCATTGACGAGGTGGAAAAGAAAGTTCACATGACCTGGGTCCAGCCCAGAGTACTGGACGTGCAGCAGGTACGTCCAAACCAATGAAGACATGTATACATATACCAAAACTTTCTACAGCCGacacagtgttttttgttttttccccatCTCCACAGATTAAGGGCATGAAGGATCGTCTGGACTTCTGGTGTGGGGATGTTAAGAACATGGCCATGTTGGTGGAACAGCAGGCTCAGGACATCCTCACTTGAATGTCCTTCATGCTGTCTGTCCTGTTCAAATGTTCCCTTGCATTGCATTCTCCCGGATTCTCAGTTCTTAATGTGATACGTGTCAGTATCTTCATTATGTCATTAAAGCAGCTTGTTTTCACAATCGTTCTTTTGGTTTTTATATGCCACACAAAATGTAAAGGGATagttggtccaaaaataaaaattatacaccCTGGGTTAAAAATGTTccataaaatatatgattttgtgttccacagaagaaaatcacacaggtttgtaacaacataagggtgagtaaatgatgatagatcTTAATCTTTGGATGTACTAACCATTTGATATTTTGAGTTGGGtcattgaggttttttttttttcgtctgaaGCAAAATTGTGTACATTTGTCATCAATAGGTCTGTTCATTCTAGATCTTTATTGACTGGAGAACAGCAGTGTTAAAGTTAAACCCTGAAAATATAGTAATTTGCATCATAACATTTGGGAACATGTGACCTCACTGAACTCTAAAATCGAATTTGAAATAGTTACTCCTACACTGCACAAATCATACACTACTGAGAATAGATGTTTTACCAGAGGATTCTATAACATTTAGTATGGATATAACTGGTTAACTGGGCTTGAAATGGTTAATCTCACTACGATAAAGATATGTCTTGTGAAATTCACAGTGTCAACTACTTTGAAATGGTCATTTATGATATTGaaaagtttttatctttttagtttcagttatgtTGACTTGTGGTCGTGTACCTGCAACTTTAAAGCACATTTTGTACGTAGAATGCAACTTGGAATAGAAACCATTTTATTCAATTCAGACCAGAGCCACCAGTTTGTGGTGTACATTCATTTATTAACACATTCTtaacatggaaaaaaaatggtCTTAGTAAGGAGGAATGCTCAAAGACAAGTGGTTCTTATGCAGCTCCGCCAGGACGTTTCTTGTACTCCTCCAAATTTGCCAGGACCCATCCAGAAGGGCCCAGGATGGTCACGAACATGGTCACCATTACAAAGACCTGCTCCTGCAAGGAGAACACAAGAGATGCTCATTAGATCAGATGCTCATctgtttttttaagttataaaacCAAGCTATTTTCCCATGCATCACCCTCAAGCTGGTTATATTTTTGGCTTTTTGGCTCCTTTTCCCTTGGAGACTATAATGCGATTTTTTATTTGGGCAGAATGTACTTGTTCACAACTTGAGGTATTTGTGCTTAGGGACATAGTATCGTGTTTATCGCTGGTCCAAGCAGTTTTTGACGGAAAAGAAAGCATATCTGATGTTTTGGGATATTAGCTGGTTTTTAGCTGGTCTAGAACAGCACAGACCAGCAAACAAGCTGCAAGACCATCTCATGAAGCGCTGGATTTCCCAACAGGACGACTTTATTTTTCCGAGAAGGTCAGCAAATTGGCCGTTTTCCAGGAACGTACAAGGGCACaaagcatttaaaacataaattaaagactagtattaatttctttattgtaTGGCTAAGAAAATTTTGATACGACAGAAAACAGACTCGAGCGCCATTTCCACTCTACGTGAGCGCACTTATACGATCAATGGCGTTATCGGAATTTGTCCAGTCTCATTTTACATTATACTGGGTCAGATTTTATTCATATAGCCTACAGGTATTCATGTCatacttaaaacttttttttagctTCGCCCATTCAGGCATTAAATGTAAATACGTTGTATTTCACTCTTGCGCGCGCTGAGTCTGATCCAAGTGCGCAGCAAGTGAAGTCAACTCGTACTCACCCCAGTGGAGAGCACATGTTTGGCTGGTTTGGCTGAAATATTAGCTTTAGGTATGATTTGATGTCTCATCACAGCCCTCAGCAGATTAAGCGAGCGATTCAAGCAAGACATCGTTCTGTTAATTGTTGGATATATCCAAACGCTGAAATAAATTGTCCTTTCGCGCGCGGCTCGAGTGCTCTGGAAATGCGCCCTACAAGGAAAGTCAGAGGCAGAGCTGCGGTTTCTTGTACACCTGCCAAGTCCTTTTTAAGGTCACggtaaggaaaaaagaaaaaagatatgtgtgtgtttgccaaTCCGCTGCTCGTGTGATAAACTCGATCTGTTTAATTGGTTGTACGATTCTGTTTGCGCGAAGACCCACCAAAACCGAgagcgttattttatttttttgtacctGCAACCAGCAAGAAGTCTTCAAATTAATGGACCTCTCTGCAAGGACTTATTCATTTTTTCCAACTTTTTATccgttattttattacatttgagtGTTGATTTGTATTATGTATAGCCTACTGTAACCTTGTTTAGTTGGTAAACGTATCGATTTTCATTAAGTGGCTGAATTTCAAACCTGCATTTCAAAATATAGCCTATACGCAGACTTAAAATAAGTatcctattaataataatattaatattgttaaccATTTGGAGTTCCTTCTGCCTCACCAGTGATGTACCAGAAGATGGAGCTATTGATATATAACAAGcaatcatatacatttttttttttttttttttttttaaataaagtttattgagCAGGTCGCCAAAaaaaatggtttctgaaggatcgtggatgctgaaaattctgatttccCATCACgagaattaattatattaaattgctATATTTCACagaattactattttactgtatcagttaaatgtattaattaaatgtcaatcaatttagcaagatacttaaaaataaacacatattggATAAATATTTTACTCACTATATATGAGACTAGTGCAGGTgtgaattttaatttattagtaaCTGAAAGTCAGTATTTTATCATCTAGGAGTTGACATCATATTCAGTGGGAAAACAGTACAAGCATGAGCAAATATTAGTAATAGATTTAATGAATTTTGTGATGCATTCGTTTGTAATCATAACCTTTTATTTGCATCCCTTAAGTTAATTTTCCCGCCAC contains these protein-coding regions:
- the LOC113081309 gene encoding 26S proteasome non-ATPase regulatory subunit 13-like, which translates into the protein MKDVIGFLKQQQSKSPTPEMASEWHSMEDMYNRKLWHQLTLKLTVFVQDPYFSKGDGLIQLYENFLCDFEHRINPLSLVEIILHVAKQMPDPNTAITFLEKTKEKVKASDEAVILCKTSIGSLKLDISDLPATKKLIEEVDEMLNNLPGVTSVHGRFYDLSSKYYRIIGNHAMYYRDALRYLGCVEAKDLPEAEQQERAFTLGLAGLLGEGVYNFGELLMHPVLESLRNTDKQWLIDTLYAFNAGNVEKFQALKTAWGQQPDLAAHEAKLMQKIQLLCVMEMTFTRPANHRQLTFQEIAQSAKIQVNEVELLVMKALSVGLIKGSIDEVEKKVHMTWVQPRVLDVQQIKGMKDRLDFWCGDVKNMAMLVEQQAQDILT
- the LOC113081312 gene encoding cytochrome c oxidase subunit 8B, mitochondrial-like, whose protein sequence is MSCLNRSLNLLRAVMRHQIIPKANISAKPAKHVLSTGEQVFVMVTMFVTILGPSGWVLANLEEYKKRPGGAA